tccattgaggattttttcatgggggaagggacaTTGCTATGAAGAgggtgccggatttcccaggattatataaaaaacgaccagaaatcaaattaaaaaaacaatttttttcaagtgaaagtaagtagcaacattaaaacttaaaaacgaacagaaattattacgtatatgagggttttTGCCCCCAtaatcaataccttgctctttacgttaaagttgtTTTAGTACTTtataagagctatttattctaattaaacggcctttgtgattaaggggtcattcttaagggattagaacaaaattcgaattttagcgtaaagagcgaggtattgactagggggtgaaccccctaatttacgtaacaaaatttACGAATGTAGATATTCCTTGCGTAAGTTGATTCGCaagctacgtatatttattaacaataaaaatgttcgtaaagaATAACTGGAGGGCAATCATCCCTCCTTACACGCCCTTCTTAGATGCCCTCCTCTCAaaaatatctgatcaaaatttcgagttagttattttgctcaaagaagtttaaagttctttaaagtTCGAAAAACTATGACACCAGTTATAATATGACCCCTCAAagcccctggggcaagggttttGAGTTACGAGagtcgcccattgtttacaaataggGTTTCTTGCTTAGAAAGGGGGGTTGTGTCCCTCCCTCTCTTAAGGCTTAGGGTATCAAGGTGATTTTTTCAGGGAATGGTTAGAGCGGGGGTgtagaacaaaatcaaaacacattatgtgtttGCTGGTTGTTAAAAGGGTATACCAGCAATGTTTAAACAACAAGcgagaataaaattttgaagcatGTAGGTCATGTTGAGGAGGATGATgaaaagtgataggagggtaactaaaaattattttcattagccTCGTATATTATTGCGTCTCTCAGGAATAGACTGGGTAATTAGGTAGAAAAGCTCAGGGAATATTTGGAGGATGTTGAGCTGAATCAAATGACTCGCATGTGAATCGAggtttaagttgaaactttcaaagaatgttTAAGGAGGTGTTCCtccaaatcaaaagacactaaggGCATCCAGGCTATCAAAAGGAATTTCTGGGCCTATCTGCGTTGTTCTCAGGAACAGCAATGGGTTTTTAGTTTGAAACCTTCAGACACTGCTAAGGGGATGTGAAAATAAATCATAGGGTTCTATTCACATCCAGTTTGtaaaaatatcatatatttAATACCTCAAGAACAGTTAAGGGTTATTAAGTTGGAGCTCTCAGATAACGGTGAGGGAGATGTGAAACTTATTGAAAAGACGCAATATGCATTtcaattgtcaaaagggtgtatttgCAAGGTCCTAGGAACCGCTAATGGTACTTAGTTGAAACTGTCAAGGAATATTGAAGCTGATCTTGAAataaatgttgaacaaaatataatatttgtatCCTGGTTGTTATATGGTATATGGAATATCTCAGGAAAGGGAAGTCttttaagtcaaaaattttCATGGAATGTTGAATGactattgaaataaatcaaaagatacaatatatcaaaataattatattgaCTGACATGAAAAGACAACACTTAGAAAACTTATgcaacttaaaaatttaaattggaatccaatttttaattctcaaggcaaaaatcagaaaattggaAATGTTAGATTACGTTAACTAATATTAGAATCTtgcatgaacaaaaaaaaacaaaaaatagttaaaaaaaactgaaaaaagttttccaaagaaaagtacaGACCGTTTGAAAACCTgtgaaaaacacaaataaattccTACAATAACTCGAGCTTAAAATAATGGAAGCTACTGtcaatgaataattgaaacccaaagtgtgcatatattaaaataaataatcatatcaaaaataaaggtaacaggtactgatatagatgaataattaaGTGCCAAAACgtgtaaaaatcaaaatgagtGCTCTGGTCAAACGtcagacgaacagaaattactagtcacatgagtttggctactgccctcCCACTCCTAACCGTAAACATGCTAAAATCTACCGTGTTATTTGTGCTTTGCTGAAAATAAGGTATGTTCGTATttataacaatgaaaaatgaaaaattacatttaaatcaAATCTTGAAATTTGAATTGCTGAGAATCACAGGaataaatatcattatatattcgttcatttcattttcatttgttctttacaGTCATCGTGATTGTTATTGCtactttaatttctattttttgtcgataatttcaaaaattgaagcacattgttaaaaatacaaatagtaTTCAATAAACGCAAATGATAGAATTTAGAAGGATTACGgctaggagggggggggcagtgTTCAAACTCCTGTGTCTAGTAGTTTCCGTTCATTTTATGTTTGACATGAGCAAgagttttaatttctgttccttttaattcTTCTACATCAGAACCTATTACCTTTACGTTTGAtacgatttttattttaatatttgtttgttttgggtttcaaatATTAATTGGCAGTAGTTTATGGTcgtttaaagtttgaattattataggacttTATTGGTGTTCATCTTAGAttataaatttcattgagaaacttctttttcagaaagttcGTTTTAACAGATTCCGAAATTTGTtctctaagttttttttaattttttttagtaattttgctCTCAAGCTTATCATAAAATCTGATCAAAGTatgattattaattttgttgaaTGTTTAAGACTACTGTTTAGTTAACCATTTTTAGATTTAGTGACCTCACGCGAACATCTGAGGatttatgttttagttttaacttaaactaactttaatttataagaaaatctTTGTCTATCCAGCACTGAGCATTTTACCTAAGCTCTATGAAAGAGATTCTTCAGCAGAAACGTTAGTTTGTCTTCGCCTAAgcaatttattgaattttatttttaatttcaatgaatCAGTGAAGTGACCCTGTAATTTTTTAGGTCAACGACGTCATGACTTCCTCATACTCCGAGATTTTAGATGACGACTTGTCACCGGGAAGCTCTAGTATTGAATCCTTAACAGAGCATGATGACAGGCAACTTGGGTCAACTGAAACTCTTGCTAACCTAGCGGCACATGGAACTATCACTACAAAAGGAGATCTAGTATGTTTTGTTGCCAAAAATCTGGAAGAGAAGATTAGAATGTCTAGTCCATCCGACGAAATTCCTACAGGTGAAAAGAGAAACAtctaattaaagttttttatgaCTGACATGCTTAGCTATAACACTGCCGAAAGAAACAATCTTCATCTATTTACTCAGCCATCTCATCACCCACCTTTATAATGCTGCAAGTAACATCGCGTCCTCTAAAGTACTTTTCCCCATTTTTATTTGAGTAAAAATAGAAGATAAATCAAATAATAGAGTTTGTTCAATTTGAAATCCTGACATCTGTCTTGTCATAATATTAAGGAGGGGATATACTTCTTAGATCTAGGAGGCCAGTTGAGGCATGAAGGTACCTTATTTCTGAATACTGAAACCTACGTTTCTTAAAATGATCAAACATCAGTAATAGAATCAGATATGTTCTCAGTGTTTTCGTCTGAAATGTCTATGGTCCGCAAGTTACTTGAGGTTTACATTTTAGGTAGGATTCTGGCTAAAGCATAAAGGTACCTTATTTCTCAAGACTGAAACCTAAGTTTTGATGGAGGTGGTGCACTTGCTGACTTTACTGCTTGAATTTGATAGGAGAAGGTATTGGAGGTCTACAGACACATTTTAGTTCTCCTATTTTACAGACCGAAAATCCTTCAATGATTCCACTTAAAACGAGGCACATAATATCTATTCTTCTCCTATGAAACTGTCTGTGGGACGGAAGATGTTCGAGGGCCCACTGGCTTTATTTGGTTCTCTAATCACTGAAAAATCTATAGTTAAAAATCTGTGAGTAAAAATCTCTTTGATTGTTTAGTTGTTGAAGTGAAATGGTTCTTTTGATCCGATAGCATGGAAGGTTACAAGGCTGCCCAGTGTTATTAAAAGACACAGGAGGGAGAAGGTTGACTATCCTCCAATGAGCTTTGgcactgtgaaaaaacactatAGCTTAAAAATAAGCTTCTATATCCACACCTTCTGTACTAAGGTACCGGGCGGAAAATGCATGGGTGacatgttgctctttactttgtcAAAGCTATTGCGTTAACAGTGAGCCCTATGCCTGAAAGCAAAAGGTAGTCGAAACTCTGGCTTGATCCatcttgtttgtgtttttttttaatacagaaatattgaaaatgtgtttttacgTGGATCATTAAATCCACAAGTGATCATTAAAGAAAATTCCAAGAGAATTGATCAGTAACTAAAACAACTACTGGAAATCTACCTTCTATCAATAGTTTCTGTTACATATCACCATAACCGGAAGCCTCATTTAGAAGGATTACAGTCTCCTGTCTTGGGCAACGAGGAAATCACTTTTTCGCATGGGAAGCAGTGTCGTGtcttattttttcactttttgtttCTTCGTTACTGGCTGGGTGTTTGAAAATCACAGAGAGATGTTTTAGGACTCATTTGGAAGCTAATTTCTATAGCCGTGTGctttttgtaataaataaaacatgatATTTAAATGAGATgagatttttgacaaaaactgtcTTCATTTAAAAGAGTGTATGACATTTGTATCTTTTGACAAGAGATACGTTATAACCAGAGCTGTACCTATGGTTGGTGGTGCTCGAGGGAAAATTAGTTACAGCGCCCCACtcctgactcaaatataagctaAAAAGACAAATCAAAGTGAACATTTTGATCAACGTGGCCCCCAGGCATGGAACCCGGGGCAGCTGCTCtggttgacccccccccccccccttttgaaTAGCTCTGGTTATAACATACGCAGTTTTTCACAAGAGATGATATAACACGTGTCCTTTGAATTCCCTGAAACTTTGTCATGTTTCTTCTACTATTCTTCCTTGTATTACTTTGAAGAATGGCTTGGGTGAAAAGTTACAgcactaaaacaaaatacagttttgacaaaaaagctcatttttttataGCTCAGACATTACTGACAATATGGTTCTTTCTTAACGAGGTTCCTGCTAAGAAAAAGCGGAAGGCTTTTTACTGTTcgtgatatatatagaagaaaatacgGACTAAAGACACGCATTGTAAAGTATGGTGACAGAGCACCATCTTGTCAAATACCAGACCAAAAGGGTGTATTCCCATTAAAAGTGTTACATAACCGAATTCGAACACACGAATTATCATAGCAGAAGCGAAAGACAAATATTGTTCGGAAATTTTCGCCTAGTAGGGTTAAAGAATGCCATAATTGACTGTGGCGAACCGAACCAAAAGCATTTGAGACAGCTAGCACACGAAGATGGATTTCAGAATCAGCAATCTTTCTGTGCTGAGATTAGCAACAAGGTTCAAACCGTGTGCATACTGGCACCTCACACACggtttaaaaccaaaaataatttgaCACAAGAGTAGAAGCAAAAGTGTCGACTCCTCTTAAAATGTTGAGGAGATCAGCATTCAGAGGGATCTTTACTCTTTTAAAACAGGCTTCAAAATACCAGTACAAAACGAATCAGGAACCAGACccgaatttgaaattagaaaggCCACGGAAAGGCTTTTTCTTAAGCTGTAAAATCACAGAACATTGACACCACGGCATTGACACCACGAAAGGGTGGGTATGTTTTATCTTTAGCGTCTAAAATGAccaagggcattcaggtgaatctttcagagaatgttaaactaaatcaaaacactttaTGTGTGTGcttgttgtcaaaagggcgctactcaggaatgactgagagTATTGATTTAGAACCTTCAGGAACGACGAGATAAATGATCTtttgaccaaaaggtaatattttcAGGCTACTACCACtatactactgcaactactaatTCTGTAGCGAGTACTACCAAGGCTGAAGATATTGAAgggaaaatatgagaaaatttTGAGGGGACAGTGGAAACAAACCAAAATATGCTATTTGCTACGACTAAAACTTCTACtgaggctaaggatattaaggtgaaattttcggGGAACTTATAGGCGGGTGTGGAATTGAATCAAATCACACTTTGTGTATTCAAGCTGCCAAAGGATGTATAAGTAATTTCTCAGGAATAGGGTAGaactttaagttgaaactttcagggttttTTTAGGGGAACGTTGAACAATCAAAAGGCATTCTGTACATGCTATTACTACTACGGCTGCTCCTACTTCTGCTactattgtttttattgctaCGACTTTTACTACAAAGGCTAAGGGTAGGAAGTTGAAAATTTGTGTGAATGCTTatggggatgttgaacaaaatgaaaactCACTCTATATAAGATAATTTCCtagaccacattgcctttccatttacagggtttaaaaaaatgaaaatatagagaaaacggctttaatatttaaaaaccaaaaaaaaatctttaaataataaaaaaaaatccgaacaTACATAGCATAGATACATTGTTTTGGTAATAgtataaagttttctttttcaggaaaaCTGGAGGAGGTATAAACCTAATTAGACGATACTATGTGggtccaaaataatttcaaagatttaaagaacatgaaaattggaacatGGAAtattacgacgttaaaaaatgactatcgcatcgacattttaactgacgaattctgacggtttgaactggatttattaggagtttcagaaactcatatcccaggggtaggaagcatgaaattaggtgacatagaatttgtttactcaggcaggaaggatggggtacatagacagggagtagggctcatgatgaataaggaagctgctaagtcttgtttaggctgggaaggtattaataatagaatactaattgctcattttatgactaaaaagtttagggtatcagttatagtagtatatgcccccattgaaccaactgatggagatactagtgactcagatgaattttgcttacagttacaggagcaaatagacagggtaccaggtagaaatatggtgtttttgctaggagattttaatgcccaggttgctagaaatagggatagatggtatcctagcctaggtaaatttggtgtaggaaaagaaaacagtaatggctataggcttttgcaattttgtaggtataacaacctagttataaccaatacggtgtttggtcacaaaatggcccataagttgacatggtattcacgtgatggtaagacagcaaaccttattgattatgttattgtaaacagaagactagcaggatcaatacaagatactagggtgtataggagtgccgttattgatgttaaaagtaaagatcgccatctagtagtgtctaaggttaatttaaagctgaaatttcggatgggtaactccctcccggaaagttatgatgttggtagacttaaggatgaaaatttgagaaaaatattccaggaacagttgagtactaaacttgagggtttaaaatttgacaatgtggaagatggatggaataatttcagaaaaacaatttgtgaagttgctgatggtgtcctagggaagagtgctaagacagcaactaggaatattagtgaaaaggctttaggtttaatagagagtagaaggggtttgtataagaattatctgagtgataggtcgtatgaaaacaaaaggaatgtaaagaaagtggagaaagcattaaaatatgaactaaggagatgtgaaatggaggcgatggataaaattgcttaggatctggaagatgcggctagacggtataatagtaaaatattatactggcatgttaataaattgaaagggagtagccaatccggactagtcccagttaaagatagaaatggggccacaattagtgataaggaaaaagtaaaagaaagattggtggaacattttgagcaTGTGCTAAACccagatacagttgcaggaaaagatatagatgaaaatgaaaatgtttgtgataccttggatgtgaaggaagatttgtttagtgagtaagaattagcgacagtactagaaggattaaaaaataataaggccccaggtgctgatagtatgattaatgagttccttaaatacggtggctctgaggttaggaataagctactgaagattatgaacatgatttttgaaaaaggggaagtacccagtgattttaggaaaaccttaattaaaccactgtataagaaaggtgacaagagtgagtgtcgtaattatcgaggcattagtctggtctctgtaggtagcaaattactgagtaatatgataatttttagactgagacatgctgtagacaaagttttaagggaggaacaatgcggttttagaaaaggtagaggatgtttcgaccatgttttcactcttaggttaataattgagaagtcccttcgttgtcaaacacctttggtccttagttttatcgattatgagcaagctttcgattctgttgatagaacagcgttaacaaaggtcttatcgttatatggtataccagaaatatacattaaagtgatttgcgctatgtacgagaataatactgctgcggttaaggtaggaaatgaggttagcaactggttttgtattaaatcaggagttaagcagggttgtgttctatccccctttatatggatcattttgatggacttcgtgttaaggagcacaggaaaggcaattggagaccatgaaatcaaatggggaggaagaacgctcctggacttagcttatgctgatgatttaagcatattagatgaaagtgtgagcaaaatgaatgaatttttagaggttttacgagttcagggtgctaaaataggcttgaaaattaatgttaagaagactaagtcattaAGGCTAGggataagtgaagatgaacaggtgacattaggtaacgaaaagattgatcaggttgggagcttcagttaccttggtagtattattagtaaagatggtgggagcagtgaagatgttaaaagtagaatagctaaagctcagcgtgttttttcacagttaaaaaaagttaggaagaatagaaagataagcctacaaaccaagattagaatattggaagctacagtgatgacagtggtcaaatatggctctgaagcatgggcaccccgaaaagcagatgaaaatttactagatgttttccagagaaattgcctacggattgttctgggtacccggctgactgaccgtatttcaaacagtaggttgttcgaaaagtgtggttcaatcccgctttctggggctataatgaaagaaaggttgagatggctaggccacgttctacggatgaaggatgacagattattgaagattgtcctttttggccaaccgtctggggctacacggaaagcaggtcgtccttgtctgggttgggaggatgtcataactaaagatttaaaggaaatgggaacttcctgggagggtgtaaagagggaggctttaaatagattaggttggaggaggagcgtgcatagctgtgttggcctcaggcggcttggtgctgcagtgagttattagtagtagtagtagtagtagtatgtggGTCCAGACTTTCAAAAGCACTAAGgctatttaagaattttcaggcatttttcaataatagagagattttggtttttcttttgatCTAACGCCTAATTGTGTCGAAAATACGATCCCAACATTGAGCCTGGTTGTCCAATATCTACCTAATCGACTTGGGTTTGGCTGATATTTGCAATAGGTAATGTTCTGGCAAAAGAACATTTAAATGTTGAACGACCTGACTCTTTTTGGATATTATCTAAAAAGTCATCAGCATGCTTCAGTTTGTATAATGCATATTCCTTCCCCATAGGTTTCTACTTCACTGTAAACCAGGCACCGTTGACTTTTGGCATTCTCTATTGAAgcaaaatcattttctttatagatatatttatgtAAATACTTTATCTGACCTGTACTTCCAACATATTCGACAATTATAtgacattgaaattttttttagcatatgaGGATTAGATGTGGCAAGTGACGATTATTACGATTAGTTTGATGATTATTGGTGTTTTTTTGATAAACAGCATGGTCGTGTGAGAATTCTCCTTGGTTCATTTCGtccaatgtttttatttcatccGCTAGAAATTTGACTGAATTCTATTGGTTTGGAAAACCGAAGCGGCACTGGAATTTCCCATTTTTATGGATCATAAAACTTGCATTTAGATTTAAATTCCATCACGAATTATACATCATCTACTTTTAGACTAATTCTCTTAATAAAATAtcgtcggaatttaaaatttcagcCGAAATACGCTCATCAATTTGGACTGGATTATAGATTCGATCCTCAGGACTCATGATCAATAGCAATGCATATGTGGTAGTCCacgtttttgaaatttaattttgtacatATATTCTGCCACCTTTCCATCTGTTCCTTTTCAATATCGCTGATTATATGGTCAAATTTCAGTTTCGCAATTTGAGTAACGAGATCGGGATGATCTTGAGTGGACTGTTCTATGATAAACTTATTATCATCAAGTTTGATCTTTGCTGCTTCTTTAATTTCAGGCCAATCAGGATGGTAAGTCACAGTTATAAAGACATCTGGGGGTCCAAGGCGCCGAACGATAGCCAAGGCGTCTCCAAAATGTGCAGTAAAGTAGCGTGTAAATCCGGTAAAAGATAACGGTAGAATTACGTTTTCGCAAACAACTGCattctgtttagtttttcttttttttagtttttctctttttttagttttttctttttttttgttttttatttgttatttttttggttttcctttttttctttttttttctttttgagtttttctttttttttagttttttctttttttttcttttttagataacttcgaagaccacactgcctttccatgacgaaagtaaaacagttcaaaataggggatgatacctttttattgacagtgaaatataaaattatttaactggatatttcgaatacatatacagtgttcatcatcagcagtaaaactaaaagacatgaaatgTCTTttatgaacactgtatatgtgttcgaaatatccagttaaataattttatatttcactgtcaataaaaaggtatcatccctattttgaactgttttacttttttcttttttagtttttttcttcttttttagtttttggtttatttagttttttgttttttttctttttagttttttttttgttttttccttttttattttttttattttttgttcttttttatttttattctttattttttagttttttttcctttttttatagaagatagtgtaacggacagacggacagtacatttttatttagatagaagatatatattaCAAATTAAATATGACTGTCTTGTAGCTAAATTCTAGTTTCaaaatctttagtttttttcagccCATCAAGCTTTTTTAAGACCGTCTCCACGAGTTATGGAAACAAGTATGTCTCAAACCGTTGAGTTTTTAAATAAGATTGAAGGTGATGCTCGAAGGGTCGCCTCTGCTGTAGACAGCTTAATGGAACAGCTTGGAACAACCTTGCACcaggtaaaatatttttatgtggtatgatttctttttttttcatcggaAATTCTATGTCTGAATGTTCCCGGGTCTCTAAAATTGTGGCTGCAGCGGAAGCTGCAGCCTAGTAAAGGACGAGCTTCGGCTAAGATTAACCCGAAACTACCGATTTAGATATCAAATCAGATCGAAATAAGAAGTACACCATTGGTATTGTCATGGCCGAAAACTCTTTTAAGGAAACTTACACTCtcctggcttgaacaacaaggggaATCAGTTTTTGCATTGGAAGCATTGATATGtcctcttatttcttttttctccacTACTAGCAGAACTCTGTAACACCAT
This sequence is a window from Artemia franciscana unplaced genomic scaffold, ASM3288406v1 Scaffold_289, whole genome shotgun sequence. Protein-coding genes within it:
- the LOC136043044 gene encoding BLOC-1-related complex subunit 6-like — its product is MKCCFLLCAASFKVFAIDMENTNSGKSKIVNDVMTSSYSEILDDDLSPGSSSIESLTEHDDRQLGSTETLANLAAHGTITTKGDLVCFVAKNLEEKIRMSSPSDEIPTAHQAFLRPSPRVMETSMSQTVEFLNKIEGDARRVASAVDSLMEQLGTTLHQISAVTSESLDVYKDSVCKACDLMDSNIKNMYQLIAKCEEANQAMVPIYKYVESVKETKKLVDLLESVAFS